Proteins from a single region of Urocitellus parryii isolate mUroPar1 chromosome 4, mUroPar1.hap1, whole genome shotgun sequence:
- the Aplnr gene encoding apelin receptor codes for MEEGGDFDNYYGADNQSECEYTDWKSSGALIPAIYMLVFLLGTTGNGLVLWTVFRSSREKRRSADIFIASLAVADLTFVVTLPLWATYTYREYDWPFGTFSCKLSSYLIFVNMYASVFCLTGLSFDRYLAIVRPVANARLRLRVSGAVATAVLWVLAALLAMPVMVFRSTGDLENSTKVQCYMDYSMVATSGSEWAWEVGLGVSSTAVGFVVPFTIMLTCYFFIAQTIAGHFRKERIEGLRKRRRLLSIIVVLVVTFALCWMPYHLVKTLYMLGSLLHWPCDFDLFLMNVFPYCTCISYVNSCLNPFLYAFFDPRFRQACTSMLCWGRSTCGASSHGSSGEKSASYSSGHSQGPSPIVGKGGEQTQEKSIPYSQETLVVD; via the coding sequence ATGGAGGAAGGTGGAGATTTCGACAACTATTATGGGGCAGACAACCAGTCTGAGTGTGAGTACACGGACTGGAAGTCCTCGGGGGCGCTCATCCCCGCCATCTACATGCTGGTCTTCCTCCTGGGCACCACGGGCAATGGCCTGGTGCTCTGGACGGTGTTTCGGAGCAGCCGGGAGAAGAGGCGCTCAGCTGACATCTTCATCGCCAGCCTGGCCGTGGCCGACCTGACCTTCGTGGTGACCTTGCCACTGTGGGCCACCTACACATACCGGGAGTATGACTGGCCCTTTGGGACCTTCTCCTGCAAGCTCAGCAGCTACCTCATCTTTGTCAACATGTATGCCAGCGTCTTCTGTCTCACCGGCCTCAGCTTTGACCGCTACCTGGCCATCGTGAGGCCGGTGGCCAATGCCCGGCTGAGGCTGCGCGTCAGCGGAGCGGTGGCCACGGCCGTCCTGTGGGTGCTGGCCGCCCTCCTGGCTATGCCCGTCATGGTGTTCCGCTCCACTGGGGACTTGGAGAACAGCACCAAGGTGCAGTGCTACATGGACTACTCCATGGTGGCCACCTCGGGCTCTGAGTGGGCCTGGGAGGTGGGCCTGGGGGTGTCGTCCACCGCCGTGGGCTTCGTGGTGCCCTTCACCATCATGCTCACCTGCTACTTCTTCATCGCCCAGACCATTGCCGGCCACTTCCGCAAGGAGCGCATCGAGGGCCTGCGGAAGCGCCGCCGGCTGCTCAGCATCATCGTGGTCCTGGTGGTGACCTTCGCCCTGTGCTGGATGCCCTACCACCTGGTGAAGACGCTCTACATGCTGGGCAGCCTGCTGCACTGGCCCTGCGACTTCGACCTCTTCCTCATGAACGTCTTCCCCTACTGCACCTGCATCAGCTACGTCAACAGCTGCCTCAATCCCTTCCTCTACGCCTTCTTCGACCCTCGTTTCCGCCAGGCCTGCACCTCCATGCTCTGCTGGGGCCGCAGCACATGTGGGGCCAGCTCCCACGGCAGCAGCGGGGAGAAGTCCGCCAGCTACTCTTCCGGGCACAGCCAGGGGCCCAGCCCCATTGTGGGGAAGGGTGGAGAGCAGACACAAGAGAAATCCATCCCCTACAGCCAAGAGACCCTTGTGGTCGACTAG